One Aneurinibacillus migulanus genomic region harbors:
- a CDS encoding MFS transporter: MIRYVWQVSPLGVRVLFVSSFLMNLGFYALIPYLTLYLTGSFAWSMAMAGVLLGIRQFSQQGFSFLGGALADRIGCKEAMIFGVFVRAAGFLAFAFCTEVWQFIVAAILSGLGGALFEPAFLAAFARLTPEKGRKEIFSFRSVVINTGMVVSTLVGSVLASIEFFYLSVVSATLFMFVAVLIWITLPKIEAENNGKSWLGDVRDIISNRPFVAYTIILIGYYYLYMQLFLTIPRQMKEVTGDTSGVAIIYATISLAIIFLQLKVTRWLRGVSAQFIMIGAGTLMMGLSLFLLGFVTTIGTIIAVGLLFALGNMVAAPVMYDVVTLFAPPNRLGSYYGFNSFSLAVGGSLSTSFGGWLYDVGLASGFMLLPWLVCLCIGLLVFFSMYKLEVSRQPRYVRTKANEG; encoded by the coding sequence ATGATTCGATATGTATGGCAAGTATCCCCATTGGGTGTACGAGTGCTGTTTGTGAGTTCATTTCTGATGAACCTCGGTTTTTACGCGTTGATTCCGTACCTGACTTTATATTTAACCGGTAGCTTTGCCTGGTCGATGGCTATGGCGGGAGTATTGCTTGGAATTCGTCAATTTTCACAGCAGGGTTTCTCGTTCTTGGGAGGAGCGCTGGCAGACCGGATCGGCTGCAAGGAGGCGATGATATTCGGTGTGTTTGTGCGGGCAGCTGGCTTTCTGGCATTTGCATTCTGTACGGAAGTATGGCAATTTATCGTCGCTGCGATTCTTTCCGGGCTTGGAGGTGCGTTATTTGAACCGGCATTCCTAGCAGCGTTTGCCCGTCTAACACCAGAGAAGGGAAGGAAAGAAATATTTTCGTTTCGCAGTGTGGTGATAAATACCGGCATGGTAGTCTCGACGCTAGTAGGTAGCGTACTGGCCTCCATAGAATTCTTCTATCTGTCTGTTGTATCTGCTACATTATTTATGTTTGTAGCTGTGCTTATTTGGATAACGTTACCGAAGATTGAAGCAGAAAATAATGGTAAGAGTTGGTTGGGGGATGTGCGGGACATTATCAGTAACCGTCCGTTTGTCGCTTATACAATCATTCTCATTGGTTATTATTATTTATATATGCAGCTGTTTTTGACTATTCCGCGCCAAATGAAGGAGGTTACGGGGGATACGAGCGGGGTTGCCATTATTTATGCCACGATTTCACTTGCTATTATTTTTCTTCAGTTGAAAGTAACCCGCTGGCTCCGTGGCGTATCAGCCCAATTTATTATGATTGGAGCAGGTACACTTATGATGGGCCTTAGTTTGTTTTTGCTTGGATTTGTAACGACGATAGGAACGATCATAGCGGTGGGCTTGCTGTTTGCGTTGGGCAATATGGTAGCTGCGCCAGTGATGTATGATGTAGTTACGCTGTTTGCACCTCCGAATCGTTTGGGCTCATACTATGGCTTTAACAGCTTTTCGCTTGCCGTTGGCGGTTCACTCAGTACAAGTTTTGGAGGGTGGTTATACGATGTAGGACTGGCGAGCGGTTTTATGCTTTTGCCATGGTTGGTCTGTTTGTGTATCGGATTATTGGTATTCTTTAGCATGTATAAGCTTGAAGTCAGCCGCCAGCCACGATATGTACGAACGAAGGCGAATGAAGGATAA
- a CDS encoding DHH family phosphoesterase, producing MKSQANASMQEFLARAERMGIKVQICSDNLNTLFSEPERRGSKKSRPRAVKLFTHNDTDGVSCGILGKLAFGDDIQVDYSNYDDINDKVSKLLSFHLDKYDQVFITDISVNEELAARIEGLDSYDKKKFLLLDHHQTADWLNRYKWARVKVESEGVKASGTTLFYDYLVQAGFLLPDEALVRYVELVRQYDTWDWKENGNQHAKQLNDLFYILGRDRFVQRFTGNSSPDFTDTETMLLAIEQEKIEKYIKGKSKDIYVQHVHGYKAGVVFAEQYISELGNALAELNPELDFIAIVNMSRVISYRTIKEEVNLGDVAAIFGGGGHAKAAGSPVPKEIREAVTNLLFAVPIA from the coding sequence ATGAAGTCACAAGCAAATGCAAGTATGCAGGAATTTCTTGCACGGGCGGAACGCATGGGCATCAAAGTTCAAATCTGTTCAGATAATTTGAATACGTTGTTCAGCGAACCGGAACGCCGCGGGTCGAAGAAATCAAGACCACGTGCTGTTAAGTTATTTACGCATAATGATACAGATGGAGTAAGTTGCGGAATTCTGGGGAAACTGGCGTTTGGCGACGATATTCAAGTCGATTACTCGAATTATGATGATATTAACGACAAGGTCAGTAAGCTTTTGTCATTCCATTTGGATAAGTATGATCAAGTGTTTATTACCGATATCTCGGTAAATGAGGAGCTTGCAGCTCGGATTGAAGGATTGGATTCATACGACAAGAAGAAGTTCCTGCTTCTCGATCACCATCAGACTGCAGATTGGCTTAATCGTTATAAATGGGCGCGGGTAAAGGTAGAATCTGAAGGTGTGAAGGCGAGCGGTACAACATTGTTCTATGACTATCTGGTGCAAGCCGGATTTCTTCTGCCAGATGAAGCGCTGGTCCGCTACGTAGAGCTGGTACGGCAGTATGATACTTGGGATTGGAAAGAGAACGGAAATCAACATGCGAAGCAGCTTAATGACCTGTTTTATATTTTAGGACGGGATAGATTCGTTCAACGTTTTACCGGCAACTCTTCACCGGATTTTACAGACACAGAGACCATGCTGCTGGCAATCGAACAGGAAAAAATCGAAAAATACATAAAAGGAAAATCTAAAGATATTTATGTACAACATGTCCATGGTTATAAAGCGGGCGTCGTCTTTGCAGAGCAGTACATTTCCGAGTTGGGCAACGCGCTGGCGGAATTGAATCCTGAGCTGGATTTTATCGCGATCGTTAATATGTCGCGTGTAATCAGTTACCGCACGATTAAAGAAGAAGTGAACCTGGGAGATGTTGCGGCTATATTCGGCGGGGGCGGGCATGCGAAGGCAGCCGGGAGTCCGGTGCCGAAAGAAATACGGGAGGCCGTCACCAACCTATTATTCGCCGTTCCTATCGCATAA
- a CDS encoding MerR family transcriptional regulator, which produces MYSIGEVSKLTGISAFTLRYYEKIGLLPNPQRQDGKRRYDDQDLRFIRFIYGLKHTGMKLEDIATFVEDGCLLVQNEKDIDITDTLRKRIKILEQHIGQLEQQMKQLEVVKAVAKDKRNFYANVLKEQASEAVKDV; this is translated from the coding sequence ATGTATTCAATCGGTGAAGTATCCAAATTAACAGGTATTTCGGCATTTACGCTTAGATATTACGAAAAAATAGGTCTTCTTCCAAATCCTCAACGTCAGGATGGAAAGAGGCGATATGACGATCAGGACCTTCGATTTATCCGATTTATATATGGGTTAAAGCATACAGGGATGAAGCTGGAAGATATTGCAACGTTTGTAGAAGACGGATGTCTACTGGTTCAAAATGAAAAGGATATAGATATTACTGATACATTACGGAAACGGATTAAAATTCTGGAGCAGCATATAGGGCAGTTGGAACAACAAATGAAGCAGTTGGAAGTTGTGAAGGCCGTTGCTAAGGATAAAAGAAATTTTTATGCTAATGTGCTGAAAGAGCAGGCATCGGAAGCAGTAAAGGACGTTTAG
- a CDS encoding LysR family transcriptional regulator → MDFEQLRTFVVLARNKSFSKTADALHLVQSTVSSRIQGLETEIGKPLFMRDRRRVELTEAGYAFLPYAERLLLLSEESLTKIRSLKTYEDQLSIGATDSLWKYVLCPVLETFFARYPSVSLKTKTGHSWDVVHHLIDGVVQLGFVYLPQSIPGFEIIPFYEEEIVLVAHPEHEAARYGVVSPEILARLPLLYLDWGSPFYEWICGMLPPEYVPHLRIDNVSLFLALMQKNIGMGFIIKSAVEEELREGYLKEICLSGDLIPPKRAAYIMVQKENLQRPSIQNWMHTMEELGLFPALPSRQKTPL, encoded by the coding sequence ATGGACTTTGAACAATTGCGTACCTTTGTGGTGCTGGCACGCAACAAAAGTTTTTCCAAGACAGCCGATGCGCTGCACCTCGTGCAATCGACCGTTTCGTCACGCATTCAAGGATTAGAGACAGAGATAGGCAAACCGTTATTTATGCGTGACAGACGCCGGGTAGAGCTGACAGAAGCGGGTTATGCTTTTCTGCCGTATGCGGAACGACTACTGCTTCTAAGCGAAGAAAGCCTAACAAAAATCCGTTCTCTTAAAACGTATGAAGACCAGCTATCCATCGGCGCAACCGATTCCCTCTGGAAATACGTGCTGTGCCCTGTATTGGAGACCTTTTTTGCCCGCTATCCATCCGTCTCCTTAAAAACAAAAACAGGTCATTCGTGGGATGTAGTACATCATCTGATTGATGGCGTAGTTCAGCTTGGTTTCGTCTATCTTCCTCAATCCATTCCCGGCTTTGAGATTATTCCCTTCTATGAAGAAGAAATCGTTCTTGTCGCTCATCCCGAACACGAAGCGGCACGGTACGGTGTAGTGTCGCCAGAAATTCTGGCTCGCCTTCCTCTTTTGTATCTCGATTGGGGCAGCCCTTTCTATGAATGGATATGCGGAATGCTTCCACCCGAATATGTGCCACACCTGCGCATTGATAACGTCTCGTTGTTTCTGGCCCTCATGCAAAAAAACATCGGCATGGGCTTTATCATCAAGTCAGCAGTAGAAGAAGAATTAAGGGAAGGTTACCTCAAGGAAATTTGCCTTTCAGGCGATCTGATTCCTCCAAAGCGAGCGGCGTATATTATGGTCCAGAAAGAGAATCTGCAGCGGCCTTCTATTCAAAACTGGATGCATACGATGGAAGAGCTAGGGCTCTTTCCCGCTCTTCCGTCCAGACAAAAAACCCCTCTTTGA
- a CDS encoding medium chain dehydrogenase/reductase family protein, whose protein sequence is MLNTRVIVNKYGGSEVINVIKEPLRAPRKGEIRVKVESAGVALADIMRREGVYPLSPTPPFTPGYDIVGIVDQLGEDVQQFSTGERVAVFFNGTGGYAAYVYAKIDELVTVPAHIDAALSVAIILNYVTAYQMLHRIARVSEGESILIHGASGGVGTALLELGRLAKLKMFGTASSTKHQIVSQHGATPIDYRNEDFVHVLHQQAPEGMDAVFDPIGGQNWERSFQTLSKNGRFIGYGYTSILEKGQPDDWLNGWKSLERKNTTERGNPIHLYSITALKKEKLDWFREDVRHLFSLLEEGKLNPLISHRIPLQEAAYAQELLEKSLAVGKIVLIS, encoded by the coding sequence ATGTTAAACACACGTGTGATTGTAAACAAATACGGAGGATCAGAAGTCATTAATGTGATAAAGGAGCCCCTGCGTGCGCCCCGAAAAGGAGAGATTCGTGTTAAAGTCGAAAGTGCGGGAGTCGCCCTTGCAGATATCATGAGACGAGAGGGTGTTTATCCTTTGTCACCAACACCTCCTTTTACACCGGGGTACGATATTGTCGGAATTGTTGACCAGTTAGGGGAAGATGTGCAACAATTTTCAACAGGGGAAAGAGTCGCTGTCTTTTTTAATGGCACTGGTGGCTATGCAGCGTATGTGTATGCGAAGATTGACGAGTTGGTCACCGTTCCCGCTCATATAGATGCCGCTTTGTCGGTTGCTATTATCCTAAATTATGTAACTGCTTATCAAATGCTTCATCGCATTGCGAGGGTTTCTGAGGGAGAAAGTATTCTTATTCATGGTGCAAGCGGAGGCGTTGGTACCGCACTGCTTGAGCTTGGAAGACTTGCGAAATTGAAAATGTTTGGCACAGCTTCTTCGACCAAACACCAAATCGTTTCTCAACATGGCGCAACACCGATCGATTATCGGAATGAAGATTTTGTTCATGTTTTGCATCAACAGGCGCCTGAGGGCATGGATGCTGTGTTTGACCCAATTGGAGGACAAAACTGGGAACGTTCGTTTCAAACCTTAAGCAAGAACGGCCGATTCATAGGCTATGGCTATACTTCAATTCTTGAGAAAGGACAGCCAGATGATTGGTTGAACGGCTGGAAGAGTTTGGAGAGAAAGAATACTACGGAAAGAGGTAATCCCATCCATCTATATAGCATAACCGCTTTAAAAAAGGAGAAGCTGGATTGGTTTCGGGAGGATGTACGACACCTCTTCTCACTGTTAGAGGAAGGGAAATTAAATCCTTTAATTTCCCATCGAATTCCGCTGCAGGAAGCGGCATATGCACAGGAATTGCTTGAGAAGTCTTTAGCTGTCGGGAAGATTGTTTTAATCAGTTAA
- a CDS encoding 3D domain-containing protein has protein sequence MRKNLHTSLFHSAKAFREYRRTLIVGCPIIGLFLLVYLINSLAETPQHPEKDGNTFSPTTLPTYRTSFYPNGEVSAKELVPLGLTPVEMETFESSNLVAQTQKSTNNRALNRQQKPARSAMAKVREGMVFTANASGYTGPGKTKSGTKVRPGVAAVDPDYIPLGTVLWVEGYGECRAEDIGGAIKGNAIDLAFSTKKEALDWGRKDVQVKVISVPE, from the coding sequence ATGCGAAAAAATCTGCATACTTCTTTATTCCACTCTGCAAAAGCTTTTAGGGAGTACAGACGAACATTAATAGTAGGATGCCCGATTATTGGTTTGTTTCTTCTCGTATACTTGATTAATTCTCTTGCTGAAACTCCTCAACATCCAGAAAAAGACGGGAACACATTCTCACCAACAACCTTGCCTACATACCGAACTTCCTTCTACCCAAATGGAGAAGTCTCAGCAAAAGAATTAGTTCCACTCGGCCTGACGCCTGTGGAGATGGAAACATTCGAATCATCAAACCTGGTCGCTCAGACGCAAAAGAGTACGAACAACCGAGCGCTCAATCGCCAACAGAAGCCTGCCCGTTCTGCAATGGCTAAAGTTCGTGAAGGTATGGTCTTTACAGCGAATGCTTCCGGCTATACAGGCCCTGGGAAAACCAAGTCCGGAACGAAAGTAAGACCAGGTGTTGCCGCGGTTGATCCAGACTACATCCCGCTCGGAACTGTCCTATGGGTTGAAGGCTACGGAGAATGCCGAGCCGAGGACATAGGGGGAGCGATTAAAGGCAATGCTATCGATCTGGCTTTCTCTACTAAAAAAGAAGCTCTAGATTGGGGAAGAAAAGATGTGCAGGTAAAAGTAATAAGCGTACCAGAATAA